In Terriglobia bacterium, the genomic stretch AGGATATGCCAGCAAGCCCTTAAGTGTCATAAAACATGAGCCCACCGCTCAAGAGATTGTGCCCTCTGTGGTTACGGTCCCTATTTCGCGCCAACCCTGTTGGGCGCCGGTTCACATTCCCTCGTCAGTCCCATCGACTGGCGCACCTCGCTCATGGTGGCATCGCAGATCTTGCTGGCGCGTGCGCCCCCGGCTTCGATTACGTCCCACGCTAACTTCGGATTTTCCTCGTACTTCCGCCGCCGCTCCTGCATTGGCGCCAGCACGCTGACCAGCGCGTCCGCCGCCCAACTCTTGCACTCGATGCATCCGATCCCGGCCGTGCGGCACCCGGCATCCACCTTCGCCAGCGTTTCTGGGCCGCTGAAAATCTTGTGCAGATCGCCGACCGGGCAAACATCGGGATTGCCGGGATCGCTGCGCCGCACCCGCGCTGGATCGGTCACCATCGTCTTCAGCTTCGCCCGCACCGCCGCTTCGGGATCGGTGAGCATGATGGTGTTGCCATACGACTTCGACATCTTGCGTCCATCGGTGCCCGGCAGCTTGGGCGTCGGCGTCAGCAGCGGCTGCGGCTCGGGAAAGACTGCCCGTTTCCCGGCGTAGAACATGTTGAAGCGGCGCGCGATCTCGCGTGTCAGCTCGACGTGCGGCACCTGGTCTTCGCCGACCGGAACGTAATCCGCCTTGTAGATCAAAATGTCGGCCGACTGCAGCACCGGGTAGCCGAGAAATCCGTACGTCCCCAGGTCCTTCTCCTTGATGTTCTCGCGTTGCTCTTTATAGGTCGGCACGCGTTCCAGCCATCCCAGCGGCGTGATCATGGAAAGCAGCAGGTGCAGTTCCGCGTGCTGCGGTACGTGCGACTGGATGAACAGGGTGCAGCGCTCCGGCTCCAACCCGGCGGCCAGCCAGTCCAGCAGCACCTCCAGGGTGTTCTGTTTGATGCTGGAAGTGTCGGCGTAATCGGTGGTCAGCGCGTGCCAGTCGGCGACGAAGAAGAAGCACTCGTAGCTGTCCTGCAGCTTTACCCAGTTATCCAGCGCGCCCACGTAATTGCCTAGGTGGAGCTTGCCGGTGGAGCGCATGCCGCTCAGCACGCGCGGTTTTGTTTGCTGAGCCATCAGATTCCCGACAAAAGATACTTGAAAAACTGTATGAACGGGTACTCGAAGACACCAATCACTCTT encodes the following:
- the trpS gene encoding tryptophan--tRNA ligase; its protein translation is MAQQTKPRVLSGMRSTGKLHLGNYVGALDNWVKLQDSYECFFFVADWHALTTDYADTSSIKQNTLEVLLDWLAAGLEPERCTLFIQSHVPQHAELHLLLSMITPLGWLERVPTYKEQRENIKEKDLGTYGFLGYPVLQSADILIYKADYVPVGEDQVPHVELTREIARRFNMFYAGKRAVFPEPQPLLTPTPKLPGTDGRKMSKSYGNTIMLTDPEAAVRAKLKTMVTDPARVRRSDPGNPDVCPVGDLHKIFSGPETLAKVDAGCRTAGIGCIECKSWAADALVSVLAPMQERRRKYEENPKLAWDVIEAGGARASKICDATMSEVRQSMGLTRECEPAPNRVGAK